The Hyphomicrobium sp. MC1 genome window below encodes:
- a CDS encoding EAL domain-containing protein, producing the protein MLIQFISKAGTAVRTCLTTAIENEHIWPAFQPIVDIRSGHLRGFEVLARWTDPLVGEISPVDFIPVLEQRDLIDRLFNHLVRTACPVAATWPGPFFLAFNISPKQLIGEALPLELSETVRATGFPLERFQIEITESSLISDVEGAYARLRELDDMGVKVALDDFGTGYSSLARLEAFPFRKLKIDACFVRALDRDSSKRRIAAAIIGLGQSLGITVVAEGVETRQEEAVLRDLGCDLGQGWLYGKPQTKDEARRTLEMFGAVEHTAPPLDVSPFQQLHQLATLYKQAPVGLCFLDLNHRHVRVNDRFASIHNMTGAELEGKTVSDVMSGPTLATVKRILNQSLLSDEPIAENYVHGDRHLRVICTRVVDLAGEVIGFSGVSVDTEPPLESCQRVLEGASAFRKHPPVLRRCPGCSTGHPHQFNFESN; encoded by the coding sequence GTGCTCATTCAATTCATTAGCAAAGCAGGGACGGCCGTTCGCACGTGCCTGACAACTGCTATCGAGAATGAGCACATTTGGCCTGCGTTTCAACCGATAGTCGACATCCGGTCCGGTCACTTAAGGGGGTTCGAAGTCCTTGCCCGTTGGACGGATCCCCTGGTTGGCGAGATTAGCCCCGTCGACTTCATCCCAGTGCTGGAACAGCGCGATCTGATCGACCGTCTGTTTAACCATCTTGTGCGGACCGCGTGTCCTGTCGCCGCAACATGGCCTGGTCCGTTCTTCCTGGCCTTCAACATTTCACCTAAACAGTTGATCGGCGAAGCGTTGCCGTTGGAGCTTTCGGAAACCGTTCGTGCCACCGGCTTTCCCCTAGAGCGCTTCCAAATCGAAATCACGGAAAGTTCGCTCATCTCCGACGTGGAAGGAGCCTACGCGCGCTTGCGCGAGCTCGACGACATGGGGGTCAAAGTTGCACTCGATGATTTCGGCACCGGGTATTCGAGCCTCGCGCGGCTTGAGGCCTTCCCTTTTCGCAAGTTGAAGATAGACGCTTGCTTCGTCCGAGCATTAGACCGGGACAGCAGCAAACGTCGCATCGCAGCGGCCATTATTGGGCTCGGCCAGAGCCTCGGCATCACCGTCGTGGCGGAAGGGGTCGAAACTCGCCAAGAGGAAGCGGTATTGCGAGACTTGGGCTGCGACCTCGGACAGGGGTGGCTCTACGGCAAACCGCAGACGAAAGATGAAGCGAGACGCACGCTCGAAATGTTTGGTGCTGTCGAACACACGGCCCCTCCACTTGACGTTTCGCCGTTTCAGCAATTGCACCAGCTCGCCACACTCTACAAGCAAGCACCCGTCGGATTGTGTTTCCTCGACCTGAACCACCGGCATGTGCGCGTAAACGACAGGTTCGCAAGCATCCATAACATGACGGGCGCCGAACTGGAGGGGAAGACCGTTTCCGACGTCATGAGCGGACCGACCTTGGCAACGGTGAAACGCATCCTCAATCAGTCTCTGCTCAGCGACGAACCGATCGCAGAAAACTACGTCCACGGGGACCGGCACCTTCGCGTGATTTGCACGCGGGTCGTTGATCTCGCCGGGGAGGTCATCGGCTTTTCAGGCGTTTCCGTCGACACCGAACCGCCTTTGGAAAGCTGCCAGCGCGTCTTGGAAGGGGCGAGCGCTTTTAGAAAGCATCCACCCGTTCTTCGCAGGTGTCCCGGCTGCAGCACCGGCCATCCACACCAATTCAATTTCGAGAGTAACTGA
- a CDS encoding LysR substrate-binding domain-containing protein produces MARRLPPLNALKAFEAAARLSSFSRAADELNVTHAAISRHVRALEAEFRTPLFERTGRGVELTEVGRSLALELTKGFDLLASAVSQFARPSRRRKRLMVTSDPAFAALWLVPRLGAFTAQNPNIDIVLDATPRLVNFSKEDVDLGIRWGGGAWEGLESKSLALSELTLVCSPQFLRDNPLFVASDLDGSLLIQETAKECWDAWLSAAGVADEVTPSGPTLNGDLVIAAAEAGQGLALADQIQAGDALIAGRLVRPLDIRATRFGYYLVRRSGAKISDAAMAFETWLAAELKTFQAALKSMQTVTSIKSRKTGKAKAAPRSRSVRVS; encoded by the coding sequence ATGGCCCGACGATTGCCGCCGCTCAATGCACTGAAAGCGTTCGAGGCCGCCGCGCGGCTGTCGAGCTTTTCGCGTGCGGCCGATGAACTCAATGTTACGCATGCTGCCATAAGCCGGCATGTGCGCGCGCTCGAGGCCGAGTTCCGCACGCCACTGTTCGAACGCACGGGACGCGGCGTGGAGCTGACGGAAGTCGGCCGGTCGCTGGCGCTCGAACTTACAAAAGGGTTCGATCTTCTTGCTTCGGCGGTTAGTCAGTTCGCGCGGCCGTCGCGGCGGCGCAAGCGTTTGATGGTCACATCAGATCCGGCTTTCGCCGCGCTCTGGTTGGTGCCGCGGCTCGGCGCCTTTACGGCGCAGAACCCGAATATCGACATCGTTCTTGATGCAACGCCCCGTCTCGTCAATTTCTCCAAAGAGGACGTCGACCTCGGTATCCGCTGGGGCGGCGGTGCCTGGGAAGGACTGGAAAGCAAGTCACTCGCGCTCTCGGAACTGACGCTGGTCTGCAGTCCTCAATTCTTGCGCGACAATCCATTGTTTGTTGCCTCCGATCTGGACGGCAGTCTTCTCATTCAGGAGACGGCGAAGGAATGCTGGGACGCGTGGCTTTCGGCGGCAGGCGTCGCGGACGAGGTAACGCCGTCCGGGCCGACACTTAATGGCGACCTCGTCATTGCTGCAGCCGAAGCCGGACAGGGTTTGGCGCTCGCCGATCAAATCCAGGCGGGTGATGCGCTCATCGCCGGCCGGCTTGTTCGGCCGCTCGATATCAGGGCGACGCGGTTCGGCTATTATCTCGTGCGCCGATCCGGTGCGAAGATTTCGGATGCGGCGATGGCATTCGAAACTTGGCTCGCCGCCGAACTCAAGACGTTCCAGGCGGCTCTCAAATCAATGCAGACAGTAACTTCAATCAAAAGCCGTAAGACCGGGAAAGCCAAAGCTGCTCCCCGGTCCCGCAGCGTCCGCGTGTCTTAG
- the pbpC gene encoding penicillin-binding protein 1C, which yields MLAIAVLAGSATTLYLKAFADAGPLPLENARAVSTTVVDRDDRLLRAFTTTDGMWRLPLDPKDVDPHYLKMLFAFEDKRFYSHHGIDSKAVVRAALQMLRHGRIVSGGSTLTMQVARLLDGRHERTASGKLRQMARAVELERALSKREILKLYLRLAPFGGNLEGVRAASLAYFGKEPKHLSLGECALLVALPQSPEVRRLDRNPKAALRARSRVLNRAVAAHVITAAEAERAKAERIPSVRYAFPLLAPHLSESEVAAHPTESVIKLTLDRNLQASLEQLAQDHARLIGDNVSTAIIVANHQTGEILAEVGSADYFDKDRHGAVDMATAVRSPGSTLKPFIYGLAFEAGLAHPETLIEDRPVRFGTYAPKNFDEGYHGTVSIREALEQSFNVPAVRVLARVGPGKLVGRFRRAGVEARFPDKSEPTLAMALGGTGLTLEDMTQLYAALARGGDSIMLTHRWSERGKVWATSHLKPLVNAHRLMSPLAAWYVTDILKDAPPPLNAKGGRFAYKTGTSHGYRDAWAIGYDGKYVIAAWVGRPDNSSIPGLVGRSAAAPMLFDAFERVPGGRTPLRGAPANAIRATNAELPAPLKRWRDPGDDPVAGKFLEPPVLISFPPDQSEIAESDLDGDPLILKADGGALPLTWLIDGKPIPSDTHTREATWQPTEGFAKLTVIDANGRTDRSSIRVR from the coding sequence GTGCTGGCAATCGCGGTTTTGGCGGGCAGTGCGACCACCCTCTATCTCAAAGCCTTTGCCGATGCCGGACCGCTGCCGCTTGAAAATGCGCGCGCCGTCTCGACCACCGTCGTCGACCGCGACGACCGCCTGCTGCGTGCCTTCACGACGACTGACGGCATGTGGCGACTGCCACTCGACCCGAAAGACGTCGATCCGCACTACCTGAAAATGCTCTTCGCTTTCGAAGACAAACGCTTCTATTCCCACCACGGCATTGACAGCAAAGCCGTCGTCCGAGCGGCGCTGCAGATGCTGCGTCATGGCCGCATTGTCTCGGGCGGCTCGACGCTGACGATGCAGGTCGCGCGCCTGCTCGACGGCCGCCACGAACGCACCGCCAGCGGCAAGCTTCGTCAGATGGCCCGCGCCGTCGAACTCGAACGGGCGCTGTCGAAACGCGAAATCCTAAAACTCTATCTTCGCCTCGCGCCCTTCGGCGGCAACCTTGAAGGCGTTCGCGCAGCCTCGCTCGCTTACTTCGGCAAGGAGCCGAAACATTTATCGTTGGGCGAATGCGCCCTGCTCGTCGCGTTGCCGCAATCGCCCGAGGTCCGCCGTCTCGACCGCAACCCGAAAGCCGCGCTGCGCGCACGCAGTCGCGTGCTGAATCGCGCCGTTGCCGCCCACGTCATCACTGCCGCAGAAGCCGAGCGCGCCAAGGCCGAACGCATTCCGTCAGTGCGTTACGCGTTCCCTCTGCTTGCGCCGCATCTGTCGGAAAGCGAAGTCGCCGCGCATCCGACCGAAAGCGTCATCAAACTGACGCTCGACCGCAATCTGCAGGCAAGCCTTGAACAACTCGCGCAGGATCATGCCCGATTGATCGGCGACAACGTCTCGACCGCCATCATCGTCGCCAACCACCAGACCGGCGAAATCCTCGCCGAAGTCGGCTCTGCCGATTATTTCGATAAGGATCGCCACGGCGCCGTCGATATGGCAACCGCCGTACGCTCCCCCGGCTCGACGCTGAAGCCCTTTATCTACGGCCTCGCCTTCGAGGCAGGCCTCGCGCATCCCGAAACGCTCATCGAAGACCGGCCCGTCCGCTTCGGCACCTACGCACCGAAGAATTTCGACGAGGGCTATCACGGCACGGTTTCGATCCGCGAAGCGCTTGAGCAATCGTTCAACGTCCCGGCCGTCCGCGTTCTCGCGCGCGTTGGACCGGGCAAGCTCGTCGGCCGCTTCCGGCGTGCCGGCGTCGAAGCCCGTTTCCCGGATAAATCCGAGCCGACGCTGGCGATGGCGCTCGGCGGCACCGGCCTGACGCTCGAAGACATGACGCAACTCTACGCGGCCCTCGCGCGCGGCGGTGACAGCATCATGCTGACCCACCGCTGGAGCGAGCGCGGCAAGGTCTGGGCGACGTCGCATCTGAAGCCGCTCGTCAATGCGCACCGCCTGATGTCGCCGCTCGCCGCCTGGTACGTCACCGATATTCTGAAGGACGCGCCGCCCCCGCTCAACGCCAAGGGCGGACGCTTCGCCTACAAGACCGGCACATCCCACGGTTATCGTGACGCCTGGGCGATCGGCTACGACGGCAAGTACGTGATCGCGGCCTGGGTCGGGCGGCCGGACAATTCGAGCATTCCCGGCCTCGTCGGCCGCAGCGCCGCCGCGCCGATGTTGTTCGACGCGTTCGAGCGCGTTCCCGGAGGTCGCACGCCGTTGCGCGGAGCGCCTGCGAACGCCATCCGCGCGACGAACGCCGAGCTTCCCGCCCCGCTGAAACGCTGGCGCGATCCCGGCGACGATCCGGTCGCCGGAAAGTTTCTTGAACCGCCGGTGCTGATCTCTTTCCCGCCCGATCAATCGGAAATCGCCGAATCCGATCTCGACGGCGATCCGCTGATCTTGAAAGCCGACGGCGGCGCGCTGCCACTGACGTGGCTCATCGACGGCAAGCCCATTCCGTCCGACACCCACACGCGCGAAGCCACATGGCAACCCACCGAAGGCTTCGCCAAGCTGACCGTCATCGACGCAAACGGCCGCACCGACCGCTCTTCGATCCGCGTGCGGTAA
- a CDS encoding poly(3-hydroxybutyrate) depolymerase — MMCCHSFFRSFALAFTLIAVAIANGGCNDAQHDASSARPLPALGAKVDETSVSGISSGAYMAGQFQMAHAKRVVGAAIIAGGPYGCSESIFANTMPGTGTAILNLSKAVNGCMLNLLGIWGVSDPEDLAKKAEERAAKGEIDPIADVVRDRIYLFTGTSDRTVAPAIVKHAAEFYEKLGVPKANIDLVSDLPAGHAFVTDDEGSACSVSGEPYVVNCGYDQAGALLKFIYGDLQPRATTLSGNFFDFDQRPFVSDDNSAELAETGVVYVPKSCTETPGCRVHIAFHGCAQNREAVGDTFIKESGFARWADTNRFIVLFPQVADSAANPQGCWDWWGYTGPQYLTRDAPQIAAVNRMLDALQAPGGGA, encoded by the coding sequence ATGATGTGTTGCCATTCCTTTTTCCGCAGCTTCGCGCTCGCCTTCACCCTGATCGCAGTCGCGATTGCAAACGGCGGCTGCAACGACGCCCAGCACGATGCGTCCTCGGCGCGGCCGCTGCCCGCACTTGGCGCCAAGGTTGATGAAACATCCGTCTCGGGCATCTCATCGGGCGCCTATATGGCGGGTCAATTCCAGATGGCGCACGCCAAGCGCGTCGTCGGCGCCGCCATCATCGCGGGCGGCCCTTACGGCTGTTCCGAGAGCATCTTTGCCAACACCATGCCAGGCACCGGCACCGCAATCTTGAATCTCAGCAAGGCCGTCAACGGCTGCATGCTGAACCTGCTCGGCATCTGGGGCGTCTCCGATCCCGAAGACCTCGCGAAGAAAGCCGAAGAACGCGCCGCCAAAGGCGAGATCGATCCGATCGCAGACGTCGTCCGCGACCGCATCTATCTCTTCACCGGCACATCCGATCGCACCGTCGCCCCCGCGATCGTCAAGCACGCGGCGGAATTCTACGAAAAGCTCGGCGTGCCGAAAGCCAACATCGACCTTGTCTCCGACCTGCCTGCGGGTCACGCGTTCGTCACCGACGATGAAGGCAGCGCCTGTAGCGTTTCCGGCGAACCCTACGTCGTCAACTGCGGTTATGATCAGGCTGGCGCGCTGTTGAAATTCATCTACGGCGATCTCCAGCCCCGCGCGACGACGCTCTCCGGCAACTTCTTTGATTTCGATCAGCGTCCATTCGTAAGTGACGACAACAGCGCCGAGCTTGCGGAAACCGGCGTCGTCTACGTGCCGAAGTCCTGCACCGAGACGCCCGGCTGCCGCGTCCACATCGCCTTTCACGGCTGCGCCCAGAATCGCGAGGCGGTCGGCGACACGTTCATCAAGGAATCGGGCTTCGCGCGATGGGCCGACACCAACCGCTTCATCGTGCTTTTTCCACAGGTGGCGGATTCGGCCGCCAACCCCCAAGGCTGTTGGGATTGGTGGGGTTATACCGGGCCGCAGTATTTAACTCGTGACGCGCCGCAGATTGCCGCAGTGAATCGTATGCTCGATGCCTTGCAAGCGCCCGGCGGAGGCGCATAA
- a CDS encoding TIGR02302 family protein: MSRSFARKVRLSALALFFERLWPRLWLVFGIAMLFAMLSFLGLWPNLDPLPHKILLGAFAVAAVAAVIYAVRIPWPTRDEAIRRIERRSGVPHRPATSYEDTLTSGAENADTSALWQAHRQRLAKAIQRLKVGNPAPRTDRFDPWAVRGLLLLLLIPVAVMATGNLGDRLAAAFRFGASEHGPPARLDAWVTPPPYTGLPPVLLADGSKQADEQTPEQGKFFEVPDHSLLTLRGVGFDSNGVSLEVLADGATEPLTVKPEKPKADAPKNSDMANVAEVRYEIRKSARVRALAGSQELGLWTFDVIVDAPPKIAMTKPISGTPRGSMRVTYKADDDYGIQSAEVKVQKIPPKPVDPSKAWAQPPALTGPRLPLERPPVLSLRIPRPGAKTVDTSTLLDVAENPLAGQRVKLWLEATDVGGQIGRSKTIEVVLPSRRFKNPLARAVVEQRGKLMDDSRNRPMVVRALDALTMEPEGFITDNGVYLGLRSVFHRLDREDSREAINSSVSELWQIALKIEDGDLSQAERALKDAQDRLSDAIEKGDDKEIQDAMAELRKRLNDYLNEMQKQAEKDNPSQGNPPDDQSQQLGQQDLDQMMKDLEKSAREGSREDAERMLSELRELMDRLQAANTPEARAQQQRAEQMMKKLNQLSDLTGKQQQLMDDTFSERRRQEGQGGSQEDQQGQDGQPRTGSKGKQGQGQQRGDNGMQGDQEGGADQGQGPQGQQGQSGGQQQRRGKGSLQDRQAQLRNELDQLKKDLEQMGAGDPDKLGNAQDAMGKAQDALKQGDLDEAANQQGQALDQMRQSAQQMAEQMQKNAQQRLGRGGSSPRDPFGRPQRAQGPDFGNSVKVPDAIDAQRAREILEELRKRAGQNTRPEDELEYIDRLLKRF; encoded by the coding sequence ATGTCGCGTTCTTTCGCGCGTAAAGTTCGTCTCAGCGCGCTGGCGTTGTTCTTCGAACGCCTTTGGCCACGCCTATGGCTTGTGTTCGGCATTGCGATGCTGTTCGCGATGCTGTCGTTCCTGGGTTTGTGGCCGAACCTCGATCCTCTGCCGCACAAGATTTTGCTGGGCGCTTTCGCGGTCGCTGCAGTCGCCGCGGTCATCTACGCGGTGCGCATTCCGTGGCCGACGCGCGATGAAGCGATCCGGCGCATCGAGCGCCGTTCAGGCGTGCCGCATCGGCCCGCGACCTCTTACGAAGATACGCTGACCTCGGGCGCCGAAAACGCCGACACCTCGGCGCTGTGGCAGGCGCACCGGCAGCGGCTGGCGAAAGCCATTCAGCGGCTGAAGGTCGGCAATCCTGCGCCGCGCACGGACCGGTTCGATCCGTGGGCCGTCCGCGGGCTGTTGCTGCTGCTGCTCATCCCCGTCGCGGTGATGGCGACCGGCAACCTCGGAGACCGCTTGGCGGCTGCGTTCCGCTTCGGCGCGAGCGAGCATGGGCCGCCCGCGCGCCTCGATGCCTGGGTGACCCCGCCGCCCTACACCGGCTTACCGCCGGTGTTGCTGGCCGATGGTTCAAAGCAGGCCGATGAGCAAACGCCGGAGCAGGGCAAGTTTTTCGAGGTGCCCGATCATAGTCTGCTGACGCTGAGAGGCGTCGGCTTCGATTCCAACGGCGTCTCGCTCGAAGTGCTCGCGGATGGCGCGACCGAGCCGCTCACCGTCAAGCCCGAGAAGCCGAAGGCCGACGCGCCCAAGAACAGCGACATGGCCAACGTCGCCGAGGTTCGTTACGAGATTCGCAAGTCGGCGCGGGTGCGGGCGCTTGCGGGGTCGCAAGAGCTTGGGCTGTGGACGTTCGACGTCATCGTCGATGCGCCGCCGAAGATCGCGATGACGAAGCCGATTAGCGGTACGCCGCGCGGCTCGATGCGCGTGACCTACAAGGCGGACGACGATTACGGCATTCAAAGTGCCGAAGTGAAGGTGCAAAAAATTCCGCCCAAGCCCGTCGATCCGTCGAAGGCGTGGGCGCAGCCGCCCGCGCTCACCGGGCCGCGACTGCCGCTCGAACGGCCGCCGGTGCTGAGCCTGCGCATTCCTCGTCCGGGCGCCAAGACAGTCGATACGTCGACGCTGCTCGACGTGGCTGAGAACCCGCTTGCAGGGCAACGCGTCAAGCTGTGGCTGGAAGCGACGGATGTCGGCGGTCAAATCGGGCGCAGCAAGACGATCGAAGTCGTGCTGCCGTCGCGCCGTTTCAAAAATCCGCTGGCGCGCGCCGTCGTGGAGCAGCGCGGCAAACTCATGGACGATTCGCGCAACCGGCCGATGGTCGTGCGTGCGCTCGATGCGCTGACGATGGAGCCTGAAGGGTTCATCACGGATAATGGCGTCTATCTGGGACTCAGGTCGGTCTTTCATCGGCTCGACCGCGAGGACTCGCGCGAGGCGATCAATTCGTCGGTCTCGGAGCTTTGGCAGATCGCGCTGAAGATCGAAGACGGTGATCTTTCGCAGGCCGAGCGGGCGTTGAAAGACGCGCAGGATCGCTTGTCGGATGCCATCGAGAAAGGCGACGACAAGGAAATTCAAGACGCGATGGCGGAGCTGCGAAAGCGGCTCAACGACTATCTCAACGAGATGCAGAAGCAGGCGGAAAAGGACAATCCGTCTCAAGGCAATCCGCCAGACGATCAGAGCCAGCAACTCGGCCAGCAAGATCTCGATCAGATGATGAAGGATCTTGAAAAGAGCGCGCGGGAAGGTTCACGCGAAGACGCCGAGCGGATGCTCTCGGAGCTGCGCGAACTGATGGATCGGCTGCAGGCGGCCAACACGCCGGAAGCACGCGCGCAGCAACAGCGCGCCGAGCAGATGATGAAGAAGCTCAATCAGCTGAGCGATCTCACCGGCAAGCAGCAGCAGCTGATGGACGATACGTTCAGCGAGCGTCGCCGCCAGGAAGGGCAGGGCGGCTCGCAGGAAGACCAGCAGGGTCAGGACGGTCAACCGCGGACCGGCTCCAAGGGCAAGCAGGGCCAGGGCCAGCAGCGCGGCGACAACGGCATGCAAGGCGATCAAGAAGGCGGCGCCGACCAGGGGCAAGGTCCGCAGGGCCAGCAGGGACAGTCTGGCGGGCAGCAACAGCGGCGCGGCAAGGGCAGCTTGCAGGACCGGCAGGCGCAACTGCGCAACGAACTCGATCAGCTCAAGAAGGATCTTGAGCAGATGGGCGCCGGCGACCCCGACAAGCTTGGCAATGCGCAGGATGCGATGGGCAAGGCTCAGGATGCCTTAAAGCAGGGCGATCTCGACGAAGCCGCGAACCAGCAAGGCCAAGCGCTCGACCAGATGCGCCAGAGCGCGCAGCAGATGGCTGAGCAGATGCAGAAGAATGCGCAGCAGCGGCTGGGCCGAGGCGGTTCCTCACCGCGCGATCCGTTTGGACGGCCGCAGCGGGCGCAAGGTCCGGACTTCGGCAATTCGGTGAAGGTGCCGGATGCGATCGACGCCCAGCGGGCGCGTGAGATCCTCGAAGAGCTGCGCAAGCGCGCCGGTCAGAATACGCGTCCCGAGGATGAGCTCGAATACATCGACCGGTTGCTGAAGCGGTTTTAA